One genomic segment of Rhodothermales bacterium includes these proteins:
- a CDS encoding sugar porter family MFS transporter, with protein sequence MPNRLYVIRTALIVALGGFLMGFDASVISGVVKFIEPEFNLTKLQLGWSVSSLTLTATLAMMLSGPLSDRYGRKSILVLASILYAVSAIGSAIAPSFWFLVVARMIGGLGVGASLIIAPMYIAEIAPPAMRGQMVSFNQLNIVLGITVAFFTNYLILQLADSPAAWAQSLGFAGNEWRWMLGLETLPAVLYFVGLFFVPQSPRWLVMQGRHQEALPIMEMAVGNVAAMQELSDIQKSMVKDEVQEKASVRDLFAPAMRLVITIGVVVGVLQQITGINSVFFYAPIIFEQSGIGTDASFVQAILVGVINLVFTIAAIALIDRLGRKPLLGIGLTGITIAMFVLAYGFGQATYTLSPESPAVVVERPEALIPLVGQTYDSDVAFKGALQEALGVDDATVYESQLITEAISMNPTLILFGILGFVASFAISIGPVMWVLFSEMFPNRIRGLAISFVGLINSAVSFLVQLVFPWELATLGSSLTFLIYGLFAAVGLVFVLLVVPETKGKSLEELEAQLVRTPT encoded by the coding sequence ATGCCGAACCGCCTCTACGTCATCCGGACCGCCCTGATCGTCGCGCTCGGCGGCTTCCTCATGGGGTTCGACGCCTCCGTGATCTCCGGCGTCGTCAAGTTCATCGAGCCCGAGTTCAACCTGACGAAGCTGCAGCTCGGCTGGTCGGTGAGTTCGCTCACGCTCACGGCCACGCTGGCGATGATGCTTTCGGGCCCGCTCAGCGACCGCTACGGCCGGAAGTCGATCCTCGTGCTCGCCTCGATCCTCTACGCGGTCTCGGCGATTGGGTCGGCCATCGCGCCCTCGTTCTGGTTCCTCGTCGTCGCGCGCATGATCGGCGGGCTGGGCGTCGGCGCCTCCCTCATCATCGCGCCGATGTACATCGCCGAGATCGCGCCGCCGGCGATGCGCGGGCAGATGGTGTCGTTCAACCAGCTCAACATCGTCCTCGGCATCACCGTCGCGTTCTTCACGAACTACCTCATCCTGCAACTGGCGGACTCCCCCGCGGCGTGGGCGCAGTCGCTCGGATTCGCCGGCAACGAGTGGCGCTGGATGCTGGGGCTGGAGACGCTCCCCGCCGTGCTCTACTTCGTCGGGCTGTTCTTCGTGCCGCAGAGCCCGCGGTGGCTGGTGATGCAGGGCCGGCACCAGGAGGCCCTGCCCATCATGGAGATGGCGGTCGGGAACGTCGCGGCCATGCAGGAGCTCTCCGACATTCAGAAGAGCATGGTGAAGGACGAGGTGCAGGAGAAGGCCTCGGTGCGCGACCTCTTCGCCCCCGCCATGCGCCTCGTCATCACGATCGGCGTCGTGGTCGGCGTGCTCCAGCAGATCACCGGGATCAACTCGGTGTTCTTCTACGCCCCGATCATCTTCGAGCAGTCGGGCATCGGGACCGACGCGTCGTTCGTGCAGGCGATCCTCGTCGGCGTGATCAACCTCGTGTTCACGATCGCCGCGATCGCGCTCATCGACCGGCTCGGGCGGAAGCCGCTCCTGGGCATCGGGCTGACCGGCATCACGATCGCCATGTTCGTGCTCGCCTACGGGTTCGGGCAGGCGACGTATACGCTCAGCCCCGAGTCCCCGGCCGTCGTCGTCGAGCGGCCCGAGGCCCTCATCCCGCTCGTCGGCCAGACGTACGACAGCGACGTCGCCTTCAAGGGCGCGCTGCAAGAGGCGCTCGGTGTGGACGACGCGACGGTCTACGAGTCGCAGCTCATCACCGAGGCGATCTCGATGAACCCGACGCTGATCCTGTTCGGGATTCTCGGCTTCGTCGCCTCGTTCGCGATCTCGATCGGGCCGGTGATGTGGGTGCTGTTCTCCGAGATGTTCCCCAACCGGATCCGTGGACTGGCGATCTCGTTCGTCGGCCTCATCAACTCGGCGGTCAGCTTCCTCGTGCAGCTCGTCTTCCCGTGGGAGCTCGCCACACTCGGGAGTTCGCTGACGTTCCTCATCTACGGGCTCTTCGCCGCCGTCGGGCTCGTGTTCGTCCTCCTCGTCGTGCCCGAGACGAAGGGCAAGTCGCTCGAAGAGCTCGAAGCCCAGCTCGTCCGGACGCCCACGTAG
- a CDS encoding alpha/beta fold hydrolase has product MPAPREIVTPTVVLLHGLGRTARSMAPLAARVARAGFDPVNLDYPSTCHAIETLVDEHVRPVVESAGARGPVHFVTHSLGGILVRALAERHGLPDGTRAVMLAPPNAGSEIADALRDRWPFTRFCGPALAELGTDDGCVPPRLGPVTAEVGVIAGVRSLYPWFSPLFDGPSDGLVAVERTRVEGMADFAVVHAGHAFIMRNRTVAEQTVHFLRHGRFRNGEAG; this is encoded by the coding sequence GTGCCTGCCCCTCGCGAAATCGTTACGCCAACTGTCGTTCTGCTCCACGGCCTCGGCCGAACTGCCCGCTCGATGGCCCCGCTCGCCGCACGCGTCGCACGCGCGGGGTTCGACCCTGTCAACCTCGACTACCCCTCGACGTGCCACGCCATCGAAACGCTCGTGGACGAGCATGTCCGACCCGTCGTCGAGTCGGCCGGCGCGCGCGGGCCGGTCCATTTCGTCACGCACTCGCTCGGCGGCATCCTCGTCCGCGCCCTCGCCGAGCGGCACGGGCTCCCCGACGGGACCCGCGCCGTGATGCTCGCGCCGCCGAACGCGGGCAGCGAGATCGCCGACGCCCTCCGCGACCGGTGGCCGTTCACGCGGTTCTGCGGACCGGCCCTCGCGGAGTTGGGGACCGATGACGGGTGCGTCCCCCCACGCCTCGGCCCCGTCACGGCTGAGGTTGGCGTGATCGCGGGCGTCCGTAGTCTTTACCCGTGGTTCTCGCCCCTTTTCGATGGGCCGAGCGACGGGCTCGTCGCCGTCGAGCGGACGCGCGTGGAGGGGATGGCCGACTTCGCCGTCGTGCACGCCGGGCACGCGTTCATCATGCGGAACCGGACCGTCGCCGAGCAGACGGTCCACTTCCTCCGCCACGGGCGCTTCCGGAACGGTGAGGCAGGCTAG
- a CDS encoding BamA/TamA family outer membrane protein — protein MRPLFVLLALAFTLGACASSGTYVSDPLASWDGVQPPPRTDLAYRLFLVGNVAAEAGEETPALDALRAQLAEAGEQSAVVLLGDQLLRPLPDSLAANRAAGDASLDRVAALVEGYPGRVVVLPGDRDRGDGDALERQADGLADRLGRDVLRPEGGLAGPSVIELTDDLILVALDTEWWLRDPDDRPTGEIDGDEIESEVDVVVRLNEIIEEYDDERIVVAGHHPVFSTGARAGQFALRQHLFPLTDLWRPLYVPLPIIGSAYPLFRSYFGGRQDFSNEDYRELRDALPEVLSEHDGVVYAASHEYGLQYIPFRTDALELQHHVVSGGGARGGPLAGGSGAGFTQGTAGFASLQFYEDDTMWLEFWEPDGTPGGSLAFRTKLEEPRGEAVDPEVPDIDPAALPDYTDSTRVAVADPTLGAGPVKRFFFGDNYRDVWTAPVAVPVLDLGRAYGGLTPLKRGGGYQTVSLRLANPEGREFVLRQVQKRPDLLLPPALRNTFAADVLSDQISSSNPYGALVVPRLADAAGIYHTNPQIVVVPDDPRLGVYRETFANTLVLFEERPTDEAAGLDKFGNAEDIDGSATLFRELREDNDTRVDQPFFLRNRLFDLLIGDWDRHEDQWRWAQFEPFMLDATLEGDARTEGKVYRPIPRDRDQVFFRLTGLLPSIAQKAVRGLQDFDPEYGDLIGLTDNGLFQDRRFLNELTRDDWQAIARDLQARMTDDVLRDALDAWPDEVDALHGERVLRTLQSRRDRLPEVADEFYELLAGTVDIVGSDKHERFVVEREGEATTVTVSKTSKKGEDRRQLYRRTFFDGETDEIRLYGLGGRDRFEIRGDGGGPYVRVVGGTDEDEVDAEGGASGRLHVYDTERGNEIGAGRARVTLSDDPAVNRYDPQEFSYPERSYLPVVGYSATEGVAVGASVIWTRPKFRREPYGIQHQITATVATGTGAVSAAYRSHWVEGVGRFDVFTEVEGATPQDVYNFYGLGNETTDDLDEEFYRVRQASAAAAFALGLTFREGAAFGLGPAAEVTFVEQTEGRILGDLPADAEVFDGQAFVGGDAFAVLHYEDRLVNPQRGFRWENRAGIRTGVANAGDTFAPLSSALAVYLSPSLSPQVTLALRVGAEHVAGDFPFYRAATLGGVENLRGYRSTRFAGRSAFYQNAELRIALLDFRTYAAGGTLGVLGFVDNGRVWADGEGSSTWHQGYGGGLWVNLFDLALLRGTVGVSPEGALVNIGLGFLY, from the coding sequence GTGCGACCCCTCTTCGTCCTGCTCGCGCTCGCCTTCACGCTCGGCGCGTGCGCCTCGTCCGGGACCTACGTCAGCGACCCGCTCGCGTCGTGGGACGGCGTGCAGCCCCCGCCGCGCACCGACCTCGCGTACCGCCTCTTCCTCGTCGGGAACGTCGCGGCGGAGGCGGGGGAGGAGACGCCCGCGCTCGACGCCCTCCGCGCCCAACTCGCCGAGGCGGGCGAGCAGAGTGCCGTCGTGCTCCTCGGCGACCAACTCCTCCGCCCGCTGCCCGATTCCCTCGCGGCGAACCGGGCAGCGGGCGACGCCTCGCTGGACCGCGTCGCCGCGCTCGTCGAGGGCTACCCCGGCCGCGTCGTCGTGCTCCCCGGCGACCGGGACCGGGGCGACGGCGACGCCCTCGAACGGCAGGCCGACGGGCTCGCCGACCGCCTCGGCCGCGACGTGCTCCGGCCCGAAGGCGGCCTCGCCGGGCCGAGCGTCATCGAGCTGACGGACGACCTCATCCTCGTCGCCCTCGACACCGAGTGGTGGCTCCGCGACCCCGACGACCGGCCGACGGGCGAGATTGATGGGGACGAGATCGAATCGGAGGTGGACGTGGTCGTCCGGCTCAACGAGATCATCGAGGAGTACGACGACGAGCGGATCGTCGTCGCCGGGCACCACCCCGTGTTCTCGACGGGGGCGCGTGCAGGTCAGTTCGCCCTCCGTCAGCACCTGTTCCCGCTGACCGACCTGTGGCGTCCGCTCTACGTTCCGCTTCCCATCATCGGCTCGGCGTACCCGCTGTTTCGGAGCTATTTCGGCGGGCGGCAGGACTTCTCGAATGAGGACTACCGCGAGCTGCGGGACGCGCTCCCCGAGGTGCTCAGCGAGCACGACGGCGTGGTCTATGCCGCGTCGCACGAGTACGGCCTCCAGTACATCCCCTTCCGCACCGACGCCCTGGAGTTGCAGCATCACGTCGTGAGCGGCGGAGGGGCGCGGGGCGGGCCCCTCGCCGGGGGCTCGGGCGCCGGGTTCACGCAGGGGACGGCGGGCTTCGCCTCGCTCCAGTTCTACGAGGACGACACGATGTGGCTGGAGTTCTGGGAGCCCGACGGCACGCCCGGCGGATCGCTCGCTTTCCGCACGAAACTCGAAGAGCCCCGTGGTGAAGCCGTCGACCCCGAGGTGCCCGACATCGACCCCGCCGCGCTGCCCGACTACACCGACAGCACGCGCGTTGCCGTGGCCGATCCGACGCTCGGCGCGGGGCCGGTCAAGCGGTTCTTCTTCGGCGACAACTACCGCGATGTCTGGACGGCGCCCGTCGCTGTGCCCGTGCTCGATCTCGGGAGGGCGTACGGCGGGCTGACCCCGCTCAAGCGCGGCGGTGGCTACCAGACCGTCTCGCTCCGGCTCGCCAACCCGGAGGGGCGCGAGTTTGTGCTCCGGCAGGTTCAGAAGCGGCCCGACCTCCTGCTCCCGCCCGCGCTCCGCAACACATTCGCGGCCGATGTCCTCTCCGACCAGATCTCGAGCTCGAACCCGTACGGCGCCCTCGTCGTCCCGCGCCTCGCCGACGCCGCCGGCATCTACCACACGAACCCGCAGATCGTCGTCGTCCCCGACGACCCCCGCCTCGGCGTCTACCGCGAGACGTTCGCAAACACGCTCGTCCTCTTCGAGGAGCGGCCCACGGACGAAGCGGCCGGGCTCGATAAGTTCGGGAATGCCGAGGACATCGACGGGTCGGCGACGCTGTTTCGGGAGCTGCGCGAGGACAACGACACCCGCGTCGACCAGCCGTTCTTCCTGCGGAACCGGCTCTTCGACCTCCTCATCGGCGACTGGGACCGGCACGAGGACCAGTGGCGGTGGGCGCAGTTCGAGCCGTTCATGCTCGACGCCACGCTCGAAGGCGACGCCCGCACCGAAGGCAAGGTGTACCGTCCGATCCCGCGCGACCGCGACCAGGTGTTCTTCCGCCTCACCGGGCTCCTGCCGAGCATCGCGCAGAAGGCCGTCCGCGGCCTCCAAGACTTCGACCCCGAGTACGGCGATCTCATCGGGCTCACCGACAACGGGCTGTTCCAGGACCGCCGCTTCCTCAACGAACTGACGCGCGACGACTGGCAAGCGATTGCCCGCGACCTCCAGGCTCGGATGACGGACGACGTGCTCCGCGACGCGCTCGACGCCTGGCCCGACGAAGTCGATGCGCTCCACGGCGAGCGCGTCTTGCGCACGCTCCAGAGCCGCCGCGACCGGCTCCCCGAGGTCGCCGACGAGTTTTACGAGCTGCTCGCGGGCACCGTCGACATCGTCGGGTCGGACAAGCACGAGCGGTTCGTCGTCGAGCGCGAGGGGGAGGCGACGACGGTGACGGTCTCCAAGACGAGCAAGAAAGGGGAGGACCGCCGTCAGCTCTACCGCCGCACGTTCTTCGACGGCGAGACCGACGAGATCCGGCTCTACGGGCTCGGCGGGCGCGACCGCTTCGAGATCCGGGGCGACGGTGGCGGTCCGTACGTCCGCGTCGTCGGCGGGACGGACGAGGACGAGGTCGACGCCGAGGGCGGGGCGAGCGGACGGCTCCACGTCTACGACACCGAGCGCGGGAACGAGATCGGGGCCGGTCGTGCCCGCGTCACGCTCTCCGACGACCCCGCCGTCAACCGGTACGACCCCCAGGAATTCTCCTACCCGGAGCGCTCGTACCTCCCCGTCGTCGGCTACAGCGCCACGGAAGGGGTGGCGGTGGGAGCAAGTGTGATCTGGACGCGGCCGAAGTTCCGGCGCGAGCCCTACGGCATCCAGCACCAGATTACGGCGACCGTGGCGACGGGGACGGGCGCTGTCAGCGCCGCCTACCGGAGTCACTGGGTCGAAGGGGTCGGTCGGTTCGACGTCTTTACCGAGGTCGAGGGCGCGACGCCGCAGGACGTGTACAACTTCTACGGGCTCGGGAACGAGACGACCGATGACCTCGACGAGGAGTTCTACCGCGTGCGGCAGGCGAGCGCCGCCGCCGCCTTCGCGCTTGGCCTCACGTTCCGTGAGGGGGCCGCGTTCGGGCTCGGGCCGGCGGCCGAGGTCACGTTCGTCGAGCAGACCGAGGGCCGCATCCTCGGCGACCTCCCGGCCGACGCCGAGGTGTTCGACGGCCAAGCGTTCGTCGGGGGCGATGCCTTCGCCGTGCTTCACTACGAGGATCGGCTGGTGAACCCGCAGCGGGGCTTCCGGTGGGAGAACCGGGCGGGCATCCGCACCGGCGTAGCGAACGCGGGGGATACGTTCGCGCCGCTCTCGTCGGCGCTCGCCGTCTACCTCTCGCCGAGCCTGAGCCCCCAGGTCACGCTCGCGCTTCGCGTCGGGGCCGAGCACGTGGCGGGGGACTTCCCGTTCTACCGCGCCGCCACGCTCGGCGGCGTCGAGAACCTGCGCGGCTATCGGTCGACGCGGTTCGCGGGCCGCTCCGCGTTCTACCAGAACGCCGAACTCCGCATCGCGCTGCTCGACTTCCGGACGTACGCGGCGGGCGGTACGCTCGGCGTGCTCGGCTTCGTCGACAACGGCCGGGTCTGGGCCGACGGCGAGGGCTCCTCGACGTGGCACCAGGGCTACGGCGGCGGGCTGTGGGTCAACCTCTTCGACCTCGCCCTGCTGCGCGGGACCGTCGGCGTGTCGCCGGAGGGGGCCCTCGTGAACATCGGCCTCGGATTTTTGTACTAG
- a CDS encoding SdiA-regulated domain-containing protein, translated as MLRPLAGLLLIALVTSGCGNGEPPGASASTASPARADGAAPPYRFDAPTAQFELPGRLDEISGLTALDGDRLGAVQDEDGVLYVIDAATGEVTHEHDFGKDGDYEGVERVGERVVVLRSDGELAVIEDWQAEKARAPTLDPGLHGSCDAEGLGYDADAARLLIACKESPGRGLRGVRAVYAFDLATNTLDPEPAFVIAAESLAASDGERAVDETVRALVRPLVDINTFKPSALGVHPVTGEVYVLSSVRKALAVLDRAGSVTAVWPLPERLLPQPEAIAFFPDGTLFLASEADGDAARLLRYDYQPAR; from the coding sequence GTGCTGCGTCCCCTCGCAGGACTTCTGCTGATCGCGCTCGTGACGAGCGGCTGCGGCAACGGGGAGCCCCCCGGCGCGTCCGCCTCCACGGCATCCCCCGCGCGGGCCGACGGAGCCGCTCCGCCGTACCGCTTCGACGCGCCGACGGCGCAGTTCGAACTGCCCGGCCGGCTCGACGAGATCTCCGGCCTGACCGCGCTCGACGGCGACCGCCTCGGCGCTGTGCAGGACGAGGACGGCGTGCTCTACGTGATTGACGCGGCGACGGGCGAGGTAACGCACGAGCACGACTTCGGGAAAGACGGCGACTACGAGGGCGTCGAGCGGGTGGGCGAGCGCGTCGTCGTGCTCCGCAGCGACGGCGAACTCGCGGTGATCGAGGATTGGCAGGCCGAGAAAGCCAGAGCGCCGACGCTCGACCCCGGCCTCCACGGCTCGTGCGACGCGGAGGGGTTAGGCTACGACGCCGACGCGGCCCGCCTCCTCATCGCGTGCAAGGAGTCGCCCGGTCGCGGACTCCGCGGGGTACGCGCCGTCTACGCCTTCGATCTCGCCACGAACACGCTCGACCCGGAGCCGGCGTTCGTGATCGCTGCCGAATCGCTCGCCGCGAGTGACGGCGAACGGGCCGTCGACGAAACCGTGCGCGCGCTCGTCCGGCCGCTCGTCGACATCAACACCTTCAAGCCGTCGGCGCTCGGGGTGCACCCGGTGACCGGCGAGGTCTACGTCCTCTCGTCCGTGCGGAAAGCGCTCGCCGTGCTCGACCGCGCGGGCAGCGTCACGGCGGTGTGGCCGCTCCCCGAGCGACTCCTGCCGCAGCCCGAAGCCATCGCCTTCTTCCCCGACGGCACGCTCTTCCTCGCCAGCGAAGCCGACGGCGACGCGGCCCGCCTCCTCCGTTACGACTACCAACCCGCTCGATGA
- a CDS encoding serine kinase translates to MHRYVAYGLSIATSIPLPELPPADPSVSGAPDIQFFGEPLGTPPEPGSVPASTDGQQVVIAWGDYVTLRMRGGHECAFDTSEALAEAMLRRYLLGPGLGILLHQRGLLVLHASAVNLGGEAVLFIGEKGAGKSTTAAGLLARGHTLLSDDVVAIDLTDPARPLVLPAFAQIRLRPDSAAAVEVPDDELATTNLTLDKRLWQVHDRFQSAPVPLREINVLDRGVPGAVERLASDAALAQLLTHLYAPRFAGTSVMTGAHLQACATLLGAVIVRRLSRSESMRDLPILLDTVEGDGRAA, encoded by the coding sequence ATGCACCGCTACGTAGCCTACGGGCTCTCGATCGCGACGAGTATCCCGCTCCCCGAACTCCCCCCCGCAGACCCGAGTGTGAGCGGCGCGCCGGACATCCAGTTCTTTGGGGAGCCGCTGGGGACGCCGCCCGAGCCCGGCTCCGTGCCCGCGTCCACCGACGGACAGCAGGTCGTGATCGCGTGGGGCGACTACGTGACGCTGCGGATGCGCGGCGGGCACGAGTGCGCGTTCGACACCTCCGAAGCCCTCGCCGAAGCCATGCTCCGGCGGTACCTGCTCGGCCCCGGCCTCGGCATCCTCCTCCATCAACGCGGCCTGCTCGTCCTCCACGCCAGCGCCGTCAACCTCGGCGGCGAAGCCGTCCTGTTCATCGGCGAGAAGGGAGCCGGCAAGTCGACGACGGCCGCCGGCCTCCTCGCCCGGGGACACACGCTCCTCTCCGACGATGTCGTCGCCATCGACCTCACCGACCCGGCGCGCCCGCTCGTCCTCCCGGCGTTCGCCCAGATCCGGTTGCGGCCGGACTCCGCCGCCGCCGTCGAGGTGCCCGACGACGAACTCGCGACGACCAATCTCACGCTCGACAAGCGGCTGTGGCAGGTGCACGACCGGTTCCAGTCCGCCCCGGTGCCGCTGCGGGAGATCAACGTGCTCGACCGTGGCGTGCCAGGCGCCGTGGAGAGGCTCGCGAGCGATGCCGCCCTCGCCCAACTCCTCACGCACCTCTACGCGCCACGGTTTGCCGGCACGTCCGTGATGACGGGCGCCCACCTCCAGGCGTGCGCGACGCTCCTCGGCGCGGTCATCGTCCGGCGGCTCTCGCGCTCGGAATCGATGCGGGACCTCCCGATTTTGCTGGATACGGTCGAAGGCGACGGGCGGGCCGCCTAG
- a CDS encoding beta-ketoacyl-ACP synthase III produces MNTLRQSTITGWGLYAPERIVTNDELAQTLDTTDEWIRTRSGIAQRHVVGPDEFTSTMSTAAAQRAMDQAGVTADDLDLILVATSTPDYLTPPVSSQIQDMLGANCGAMALVVGCTGFVYAVVTAHQFIATGAAKTVLVIGAETITRNLNWEDRSTCVLFGDGAGAVVMQATDETDAGVHAFVLGSDGSGAEHLIQYSGGTRTPPTAETIAAGDNYLRMNGREVFKFATTKMVQSLDQVMSDAGITADDIDLFIPHQANARIIEYAAQQAGIPMEKVVMNVERYGNTSAATIPIALAEAFDAGRAKPGDTLALVGFGAGLTWAACIFQLAATSVAPSKAKQHPHPAVEGFIA; encoded by the coding sequence ATGAACACGCTGCGCCAGAGCACGATCACGGGATGGGGCCTCTACGCCCCCGAACGCATCGTCACGAACGACGAGCTCGCTCAAACCCTCGACACCACGGACGAGTGGATCCGCACGCGCTCCGGCATCGCCCAGCGCCACGTCGTCGGGCCCGACGAGTTCACGTCCACGATGAGCACCGCCGCCGCGCAGCGGGCGATGGACCAGGCCGGCGTCACCGCCGACGACCTCGACCTCATCCTCGTCGCGACCTCGACGCCGGACTACCTCACGCCGCCCGTCTCCAGCCAGATCCAGGACATGCTCGGGGCGAACTGCGGGGCGATGGCGCTCGTCGTCGGCTGCACCGGGTTCGTCTACGCCGTCGTCACCGCGCACCAGTTCATCGCGACGGGCGCGGCGAAGACGGTCCTCGTCATCGGCGCGGAGACGATCACGCGCAACCTCAACTGGGAGGACCGGTCGACGTGCGTGCTCTTCGGCGACGGCGCGGGCGCCGTCGTGATGCAGGCCACCGACGAGACCGACGCGGGCGTGCACGCGTTCGTGCTCGGCTCCGACGGCTCGGGCGCCGAGCACCTCATCCAGTATTCCGGCGGCACACGGACGCCGCCAACGGCGGAGACGATCGCCGCCGGCGACAACTACCTCCGGATGAACGGCCGCGAGGTGTTCAAATTCGCGACGACGAAGATGGTCCAATCGCTCGATCAAGTGATGAGCGACGCCGGCATCACGGCCGACGACATCGACCTGTTCATCCCGCACCAGGCCAATGCCCGCATTATCGAGTACGCGGCGCAACAGGCCGGCATCCCGATGGAGAAGGTGGTGATGAACGTCGAACGCTACGGCAACACGTCGGCCGCGACGATCCCGATCGCGCTCGCCGAGGCGTTCGACGCAGGCCGGGCGAAGCCGGGCGACACGCTCGCGCTCGTCGGATTCGGCGCGGGGCTGACGTGGGCCGCCTGCATCTTCCAGCTTGCCGCCACGTCCGTCGCTCCGTCGAAGGCGAAGCAGCATCCGCACCCGGCCGTCGAAGGGTTCATCGCGTAG
- a CDS encoding asparagine synthase-related protein, producing MTEALAHRGGHAACWSHAAVGLGLQSRTAAAGPITSGPLALVADARIDNRVELIAALSLPGPASEVTDEALILAAYERWGDDCPAHLIGAFAFALWDERRRTLLCARDHLGIRPFYYHRTDAHFAFGSEIKALLALGVPRQVRAASVADFLLLQPEDKEATFYEGVLRLPPAHTLTVTPDGLQRRRYWSLDPDRTLDLGSDEAYAEAFYELFDEAVRCRLRGPAPVGSTLSGGLDSSSITVLARDRLAATGRDPLDTFSLVFDEVTASDERRYIQSVLDQGGLRPHLVHGDRIGVFEELDRMLAHLDEPFFGPNLFLHWGLYRSAQQQGVGVLLDGVLGDSVVYHGDVYLTELVARGRWLAFGRELRPTARKWGRGWKGLRYVARRYVWTPLVSEPLRRTFPSLPWRPHPNDFASTLLNPEFARNLRDSEQADFVGTDSHRSPRSVRAAHYDELTSGLLPAALEVMDRAVAAFGIEARYPFADRRLVEFCLALPPTQRFRQGRTRDILRRAMHSHLPEPIRTRNTKGNLSHVLAHSLRDPSTGLRDFVEDRLSIAEPYLDVDVVRRAYRAVVDDRATGQARMALWQAAVLVRWLEREREAPSRANHPDLHPST from the coding sequence ATGACGGAAGCGTTGGCCCACCGAGGCGGCCACGCTGCATGTTGGTCACACGCCGCGGTCGGGCTCGGGCTCCAGTCGAGGACCGCGGCGGCGGGGCCCATCACCTCCGGCCCGCTTGCCCTTGTCGCAGACGCCCGAATCGACAACCGGGTGGAGCTGATCGCAGCACTGTCGCTCCCCGGCCCGGCGTCGGAGGTCACCGATGAGGCCCTGATCCTCGCGGCCTACGAGCGATGGGGCGACGACTGTCCCGCGCACCTCATCGGAGCCTTCGCGTTCGCGCTCTGGGACGAGCGCCGCCGCACGCTCCTCTGCGCGCGCGACCACCTCGGCATTCGCCCGTTTTACTACCATCGCACGGACGCCCACTTCGCGTTCGGCTCGGAGATCAAAGCGCTCCTCGCACTCGGCGTGCCCCGGCAGGTGCGCGCGGCGAGCGTGGCCGACTTCCTCCTGCTGCAGCCTGAGGACAAGGAGGCGACGTTCTATGAAGGGGTCCTTCGGCTCCCACCGGCCCACACGCTCACGGTGACGCCGGACGGCCTGCAACGACGCCGCTACTGGTCGCTCGACCCGGACCGCACCCTCGACCTCGGCTCCGACGAAGCCTACGCCGAAGCGTTCTACGAGCTGTTCGACGAAGCTGTGCGCTGCCGCCTGCGCGGCCCTGCCCCCGTCGGCTCCACGCTCAGCGGCGGGCTCGACTCGTCGTCCATCACCGTCCTCGCGCGGGATCGGCTGGCGGCGACGGGCCGCGACCCGCTCGACACGTTCTCGCTCGTCTTCGACGAGGTGACGGCGAGCGACGAGCGGCGCTACATCCAGTCCGTGCTGGACCAGGGCGGCCTCCGTCCGCACCTCGTCCACGGCGACCGCATCGGCGTGTTCGAGGAACTCGACCGGATGCTCGCGCACCTCGACGAGCCGTTCTTCGGGCCCAACCTGTTCCTCCACTGGGGCCTCTACCGATCCGCGCAGCAGCAGGGCGTCGGCGTGTTGCTGGATGGCGTGCTCGGCGACAGCGTCGTCTACCACGGCGACGTGTACCTCACCGAGTTGGTCGCGCGGGGCCGCTGGCTCGCCTTCGGACGAGAGCTGCGTCCCACGGCGAGGAAGTGGGGCCGCGGGTGGAAGGGGCTCCGGTACGTCGCGCGCCGGTACGTGTGGACCCCGCTCGTCTCCGAGCCGCTGCGCCGCACGTTCCCGTCCCTCCCCTGGCGTCCGCACCCGAACGACTTCGCCAGCACGCTCTTGAACCCGGAGTTCGCGCGGAACTTGCGAGATTCAGAGCAGGCGGACTTCGTCGGGACCGACAGCCATCGGTCTCCTCGCTCGGTGCGCGCCGCACACTACGACGAGTTGACCTCCGGGCTGCTGCCGGCGGCGCTCGAAGTCATGGACCGCGCCGTAGCCGCATTCGGCATCGAAGCCCGCTACCCCTTCGCCGACCGCCGCCTCGTCGAGTTCTGCCTCGCGCTGCCTCCGACGCAGCGGTTCCGCCAGGGCCGGACACGCGATATTCTGCGCCGCGCGATGCACAGCCACTTGCCCGAGCCCATTCGGACGCGGAACACGAAGGGCAACCTCAGCCACGTCCTCGCTCACAGCCTGCGCGATCCGTCGACCGGCCTCCGGGACTTCGTGGAGGACCGCCTCTCCATCGCCGAACCGTATCTCGACGTCGACGTCGTGCGGCGCGCGTATCGCGCGGTCGTCGACGACCGCGCGACCGGCCAGGCGCGCATGGCGCTGTGGCAGGCCGCCGTCCTCGTGCGGTGGCTGGAGCGAGAACGGGAAGCTCCGTCCCGCGCGAACCACCCTGACCTTCACCCCAGCACCTGA